The Paramormyrops kingsleyae isolate MSU_618 chromosome 12, PKINGS_0.4, whole genome shotgun sequence region ggtTAGTAATCAAAAGATGTCATGAAGCCTCCAAACTGTGCTCTGATTTAATATTTAAGCCACAGGTTGGTCTCTCAGCTGAGGAGGTCTCATTAACTACagcatatttttgtattttggcaTACAAACCGGCAGTGCCACGGCCAGGAACCTTAACCGTGATGCCACCTGCTGCTTGTCCATCGCCAGTACTATCCAAGTTGAAACAACAGAGTAACATGAGCCTCCCTGACCCGCTCAAAACACCTGATTCCTCTATAGCTTTTAAGGGTCTATGTCTCATTGCACGGCTCATAAGCAACCGTAGGCTATTTCTCCCAGGGGGTGCACGGTGAGAGAGACTAACCAGTCATTCATTACAGGCTATGCCAAACTGAGGCCTGTTTCACCAAGCatgatttcttgtttagctggataacttgttggatttgagatagtctgggctaaatagaatttatcttcgttcaccaacatttagcccagactaccttatgtccaacaagttatctggataagcaagaaatcctgcttcatgaaaCAAGTCCCTAAGCTACACatacaaaaccaaacaaacgaataaataaaaaaatttgtaATGAATAATTATTACACATTGATATGACTAACACAAGCCACATTTCCAAAGATAACTTTACAATATAATTATATTGTATTGAACTTATATTCATTCAAATAGTATTTTGATCTGTCCAGTAGGAGGCGAACCAATACATATTTGGCACAGATTGCGAATTACAAAAGGTCTTCAGCATGACAGGTTCTGGCTCAGCTTGACCTCTtggacttctgctggctacacTGCAGGACCAGTTGTTGGCCCAGTGGCAGCGACACGCTGTGCGACGATCAGTCTGTCCTCAATATGACATCCCATGGGTTTCACAAAGAACACTcgtggtgcattatgggattcaGGACATCAGGTCGAACAGTGAGGGGTTTGAGacaatttgtttaaataataaataatgcacaTCTAGTGGCTGAACATTACAGTTAGGCAGAGGCTCACTTTATGACAATAAATTTAAACAGATAGAATTTTGATTCCTGTGGCGAAATTAGCTGCAAATAGTGGCAATATTAAACATACAATAGTGAAATTACAAGAAGAAAATGTGTAATTGCAGGTAGAAAAAAGAATGCTCATATTTTTATTAAGAAGATTATTTTAGCTGAGTCGAGTCCCCCAATCAGGGAACACACCGTGGCATCTTGTCTGCCATTACACCAGAGTCACACGTACACACGCAATGACATTTGGATAAAATATCATCCTACCAGAAGCATAGGGACAGAACAGGCAAGGCAGGCAATGGGAGCTGAGAGTATCTGAGTATTCAGTTCTTAACAGTAATGTGAAAATAAAGGAAAGGTGTTTATGAAGTTCTTTTGGTTGATATTATTGATTTAGACTTCACACTAAAATGGTCATAAATGTTACCAAGGTAAGGGGGGGCTAGTTGGAGGGCCCCAATGATgtctattatttatttatttgcttaggGTCCCCAGTGTCCCTATATTCGCCAGTGCCTCCAACAAATACCTACACCATTTTCGGGTAGCAGCACTGACGTATGTCACGTGACCATTTGGGGGTTAAACCTTTTTCTAATTAATCTGACAAAGAAACGAGCTGGTAACTGAGGTGTAACACGGAGATCATTTTAATGCTACGAGCATTTACAATTTAACGCAGATCGGTCGCACACGGTTGATCCTACTGCTAATTTCAAGTAGCACCCTGTTTCTCCCCCCCACTAGACTAGTGTACTGATGTACAAATGTCTTAGAGTGTTTGGCTAATAACgaatgaaataataattataatgaaatgtaaatatgtattaGAAATCTATATTGTTTTcgttatacataaatatataatcaGTTTAAGTGACGTAAAATACTCCCTGGGTATAAATCTTTTAGTTAGGGTGACCACATTTTGCCGGGGACAGCACGCAAAGAGAGGCGTCAAAGCAACGCAAATATGCGTACAGAAAATATTCTGACTGTATAAAGCAAATGTCAGCATGAAACAAAGAGGAATTTCGTAAATTTCAGGCATTTTAGGTGCCCAAAAAGAGGGAGAAGTCAGTCAAAAAGGAGAACCCTATATCAGTCGAACGAACTCCAATTTTGAAGGCAGCCTTCGAGTCACGTGTGAGGTCGCGTGTATCCCTGCGTGGAGTGACGTAGAAAATATGCGACACGGCAGAAGAGTAAGTAAGTTCGTGGTTTCTACTTTCGTTTTACTGAAGGTAAGTTGCTCTCTGTCTAATTTAGGGTTTCTCTAAAGTCTTCATATTTCGCTTACTTGCCGTATCGACATATGCATGTTATGAAAGTTTAATTAGTGACAGTTAAACTATCAGCTGTTCATAAAACAGCAGCGTCGCGGCAAAGGGTTACTGGTTACCAGCATCGATGCCAGGCAAAAAGTCTGCAAAAGAGAAGAAGAGGAAACATTCCCATTCGGAGGGTCGCCATGACGGAGACCGAAAGCGCAGAAGTACGGAATCGAGCATGGAGGTGAATATGCCCTGCTATTGCTGCATAAAACTAGTTTTCGTTGCAGACTTCTAACAATTTAGGCACCCTAGTGACGTAAATCTAGCTCTGTTTAAGCCTGGTTAATTAACTAGTTTACCCTCAACTTGTTTGCAATTTCGGTTATAGTATAAAGCTCATCATTCAAAAGTATGTCTTACGAGGGTCATTTACCAGCGGTAATTGTACGAATTTTTGCGTGAGTGTGGCAATGCTTAGTGGGAACCTAATCAGGCATTGTCAGCGCTTCAGCATAGTGTCTCAACAACCAGCCCGATTGCAAGGAGGACAATGAGCAGCAGGGGACAGAGGAGCCCAGTGACATCGAGGAGGGTGGCTTAGACCTGAGTGTGTCCTTCAAGCCCATCAGCGCCTACCTGACGGACAGGCAGGAGATGCTGGAGCAGTGCCTCCGAGTGTTGGGGGAGAACAAACTCAAGAAGATGCTACCAGATGAGCTGAAGGTCTGTCTGCTGTCACACCATTTCACGAcggacgttttttttttaaaaaaaaagaaaaaaaatgcgcATAGTAGTCTTTATTCGGATAGAATTGGCCAAATGGCTGCCCGTGTAAAGGAACTGCTTGTCCTTCAGGTGCTCATAAGCTTTGGTTCGGTGTCACAAGCAACACTTTACTGTAATTCGCAGAGCTGCACTTTTGCTGAGATCAAGAACCTCTGCTGGGAGCAGCTGAAGCAGCTTTCACAGAGTAATCTTCTTCAGATCCTGGAAGGTGCCACATCTCAGCACTCatgttatttattgtttttgtttagtGTTTCTTTAATTTCACTGTTTTTATTCTTCTTATTTAAAACAGGTGAAGAAGTATCTGGCTCTTCAGACGCTGAAGAGGacggaacaaaaaaaaaaaagtcagagaCTGACAGCCAGTGAGTGAAAAGTGCTTCAGTTGTAAAACTCTTGTGACAAGATTCTTCCCATTTTTCTATTTTTGAGTCGGGAACATCTCTGAATTTGTCGGTCTGTCCTACAGCTGGATGTTTattttaacctcctgagacccaagggaaaaaagtgtccttcaattgtaggttatttgtctttggaggaaataagacatcttgcAATTAgattttttcacatttattcttattttaatttcacagcatgtcctctttagtgcacaacaagaataaatacgtcagtgaaaaaataaatgcaaaaatacaatgtccactacaatggacataaatgaataggtcgggtcacAGGAGGTTAAAGTACCTGATGAAAAGCAaagtaccccctcccccccagaaaTGGTGTCCTTAAAGCATCTCTCAAGAAAAATGTCAGAGGATGAGAGAGTGGGCCTGTGCTCAGCCCATGTCTGTGTTCCTGATTGCACATGTCTTTGTGTGGCACAGGCAGGACAACAACGTCGACTCCACTTCGTCTCTGAAGGAGAATGTCGAAATGGAAGATCTCAAGCAAGGTAAGAGTGAAATATCTTATATGTCATATACTTCTGAGTTTCAGAATAAATGCCTATTTCAAGTCCCTTCTCTAGTGCTTATTCTTAAtaattattgtaataataataattattagtaTTAGATGTAGTAGTATTATAGCATTTATTAGTCAGTTCTTTTATTGGAAGCTGTTTCTTTTAAAAGGATGTTGTTCTGGTGTAATTCCAGTTAATACTTAACCTTAAGGGTGAAAGCTTGGGacctgggatttgaacaggTACATGGCTCTTGCCTTTTGTGTCATTGTTTTCCTACTGTTGTGTGTAAGGCGGTGGCTCTGGAGAGGAGAGCGACGTCCTGAGCATCAATGCCGACACATACGACAGCGACATCGAAGGGCCCAAGGAGGAGGTGACGGAGAGGGCGGTCCAGGCAGCGGCCGGTCCAGACCAAGTGAAGCCGGCGGAAGTGCCGAAGTCTGTGGATTCCAAGAGGGAGCTGCAGAAGGACATCGAGAAGAGCGTGAGTGAGATCTTGGCCCTGGGAGTCATCCCTGGACGGGAGCAGCTCGCAGACCAGCAGCCTCCAGCCGAGGTGGCCACCCCTGCACCCCCTTTACCGACGGTGGGTGTGTCTTCTGGGGTCACTCCCCAGGTAACTCCACCCCCTAAGGCAGCCCTGCCCTCAGCCCAACAGCTGGAGCTTCTAGAGCTGGAGATGAGGGCCCGTGCCATCAAGGCTTTGATGAAGGCTAATGAAGTGAAGAAGCAGACCTGTACTTGACTGTACCCCTCCTTGGGAGGCGGGACCTTGGCTGTCATTGGGTGGTGATGTTGAGCCCCCGGAGGTGGGACCTAGGCTGTCATTGGGTGATGTTGTTCAACCCTGGGAGGCGAACCCATGGACGGTTTATTTGCCTGGGCAGCCAGGCCATCTATAGCGTGGAACTCGACTTTgtctaactttttttttttgtgtgtttatacTTGGCTTAATTTGTTGCCGTGATCCTCTGCCTCGTATGCACAATTACGTTTATGTCCTGTAAATATTTTACAGCAGTAGTAATTAAAATCATGAAGACATCTGTGTGtagttttttgctttttttatttgtgatttATTAACTTACATTAGCATGCACACAAAGTGGAAAACAAACCATAATCACTGTTATACCCATAAACGTGCATATTCAGCTTTTACATTGTCATGCAAGCCTTTCTTACCTAAATAACTGCAAGTACTTTGTGTTCCTGTATTTTCATACTTTACCAAGCAGTATTATTACATGTATTAGAATATTATGAGTACGCTGCCTCACTGAGGCCTAAATACATCACAAAGCTAACACTTTTACCTTCCTTAGTCACATACGGTAAATATGTGAATTTGCATATTTTCTATTTCCTTCTCACAAAGACTGTGCTCTCTGCATTCATTTCTAGGTATAATCCTCTGGTTTTGGTTCTTTCTCATGCAGGAGAAGCTGTGTATTATTCAGAGCTGAAATGGTAGGTTAAGCAGAGTCTCAGATATCCAGCCTTTAAAGGAGAGTGAGGGTTTTCCATTTCGCAAGGATATTGTGAAATATGGGATTCCATTATCCCCGCTTTTCAAATAGTGAGATGGCAAAATGAAGCAGATGATTGGAGACTTCACATGGGAAGATACCGTCCCACGCACTTATGCTCATTATGCAAAGTAGTTTCTTGGGCTTTTATTAAAAGCTGTTTCTTCTAGAACCTTCTTAATGGAAAACAGGTCAGTCAGAGTGCCTGTGTCTGAAGACCACAGAAGTGCAGATTGAGCAGTTCTGGCCAGCTTCTCTTTAACTGGTTTGTCATCTCGTTCTGTGCAGTTACTGTCATCCAGTATGGACTGAACCAACGAGGACAGTTTGCAGTCCATCTGGTGTGATTAGACTTCAGCTAATGTTCCCAGTAAGACACCTCACTGTCACGTTGCTTTTAATTGACCTTAACGGACATGTTGTATGGGTGGCATTCTTGTCACATTGTACAGTCACCGTAGTTAGTTTTTTTTGACTCTGCCATCACCGTAATCAGCTGAAATAATCTTTTCCGCCTGTGTTCCCTGTGTACTCCGAAGCCTGTCTGTGTTTCATCAACTCTAATGGTATCTGTTACAGAAAGGTTTTATTACCTGATTCAAAGAGACAGGCTTCCGTGTTAATAACACCAGTGCTGTTTCTCAAAGGCAATAAACTGTATTAGATATAGTGCATTAATAGCCAGAGAGCGTAAGGACACCGCATGCTAACAAGGTATGTGGCAGATGGCAGACAGTATGCTGAATGTTCTAGTTTACAATGAACTACTGGGCTAGGTTGGTCTGGTGCGGTAGGATGGACTTAGTGGAGTTGTGACCACACCCCCTGACATGTGACCTTATAGCCCCGCCCCAAATGATGTCAGATGAGTCCCCTCCTAACAAGGTGGGAGCTACTAAGGCCTCAAACGGGGTGATGTTTTGTGTTCTTGTTTTAATTCAGTATTATTTTAGCAGCGTGTGGTGGATCTGCATCCTTTGGTGGTGGTCCCAAGGAGCTAATTAATCTATTATTTGTTGAGGTTGTCTCTAGGTTGTCGATGCCAAAGGTTCAACTAGTCTGGCcgattcattttttttttttgagttgcCTCTGGTGGTTTTCAGGGAGAGGGATTTGGCAGCGTAGACTGCTGACTGAACTGAGGGGGTGGGCTGCAATACGCGTAGTTTTCCGGGAACCTTTCAGCACTCGCTGGCTGAAACGGAAGCCAGCTTCATCCCGAGACTGAAGTCGCTCTCTGATCTTGACTATGCTGTGCCCGTTCGCAGTCGTGCATCTTGCTGTTATCATGCCAGGTAAAGGCAGGCCGGGTGATGCTGAACGGAACAGGAATCGACAGCTCAGTCTTCGTTTTGACCTCTTTCTACATACATGAATTACATGATGTGTCACTCATGCTCTGGTCTTTAGAGTTTAGTATATGTACAGAAAAGGGAATCTGAGATGAAACTGTTTCTATTATGGGAAGCTTTCTTAAAAGcaaatttgaaatattaaatatgcatatgAATTAACTTTCAGGATTGATTAAAGTCTGCAGAGGtttatgtcatttttatttttattctttccAGGCTGATGTTTATCTAATAATCTTAATACTCGTGTTACATTGACATAAGGGACAGCTGTCGCTTTCAATTATTACAGCCTGCATAAATCAATTGTACGGCCATGTTTGCTTGGGCCCTAAGTGGAACTGTGACCAGCTGTGTAATCAAAAGCACTCGGTTTTTGTGCCAAGAAAACAGACGTTTTCATCAGCACAAGGATGAGTGGCTCTTGCCAAGTGACAGTCTGCCGTGCCGAGGTCTGTCGCAAGCTGTGGCATCTCGGCAACCGTACGTAACAAGGGGTGAAAAACATCAAGCAAGCTTTGAAAATTTGCAGGCAAACTGTTTGTGCCACCCCAAATTATGCCAGCTCGCTGATTAAGTGTGTCCCTGTCATACCACTGCAAGCCTCTGGGTGGTGCCATAACACTGTCGTTCCTAGGGGCTGGGCTTAAAGTTTTCCACTGCTATTTGCACATGTTTTCCTCAATAATGGCTTGTTTTCGCAAGACGctgaacacaaacaaaaattgaaagctaaaacactgaaataaaaatgttctgaaaatCGTATCAGAATGACACACAGACCTTACAAATACATCTGTAA contains the following coding sequences:
- the LOC111842602 gene encoding caspase activity and apoptosis inhibitor 1, which codes for MPGKKSAKEKKRKHSHSEGRHDGDRKRRSTESSMEPDCKEDNEQQGTEEPSDIEEGGLDLSVSFKPISAYLTDRQEMLEQCLRVLGENKLKKMLPDELKSCTFAEIKNLCWEQLKQLSQSNLLQILEGEEVSGSSDAEEDGTKKKKSETDSQQDNNVDSTSSLKENVEMEDLKQGGGSGEESDVLSINADTYDSDIEGPKEEVTERAVQAAAGPDQVKPAEVPKSVDSKRELQKDIEKSVSEILALGVIPGREQLADQQPPAEVATPAPPLPTVGVSSGVTPQVTPPPKAALPSAQQLELLELEMRARAIKALMKANEVKKQTCT